TGACCCTGGCTCAGGAAACAAAGGGGAAACACAGGATAAGTCCCTGCAGTTACAAGATCCCAGGGATGGAGTCAACTTAAGTTCATCTCAGTGTTTATGGAAAGGAGCACAACTTTCAAAAACTTTCTGAATTTTTAGGGTATTTCTTTTCCTGGTTCTGTTAAGAATTCTGTTAGCCATTTAGCTCTTACTGGAAGTAAAACATGGTTTGCATTTCCTTGAAAAGCAGCTAATCTATTAAATAAAGACATACCCATGTAAacaagttatttataaaatattcctATTCCAAGTAGCACCTGTGGAGGGTGGGGGTGATTTCTAAAtctgatatataaataaaataagtgtatATATCAAATGTAGAAATCAAATATAACCATAAATAAATATAGAGGTTGTCACATTTCATCTTTATAACAGATGCAGTTTGGGATTGAATCAGTAATCCTGTTCTATGTTATCTTCTCCAGAGAAGCAATCTAAATATCTATCCTATTGCTTCTCTCATGATATCTGCAAAAGGAAAACTGATATACCTAATGCAATTGTATGTGTATATACTCTTTTTTTAAGGCATTTGTTAGCAGGAGCGTGGCATAATTGGGGAACTCATATGAGAATAGTGACTGGCCAAGGTCACCTTATAAGCAAAGATTTGAACCTTAGGTTTGCAATTTTACATGCTAATGATTCATACACATCTATATGTACAGTTACAGGTACTTCTACATATAATGTACATATACAGTACTTGATCctttaaaaaatccttataaaAGGGAGTTAATGTGGAACATCAATTCAATTATACAAAGTCAACATATTTGGTTCTTACTAGATGCAGTTCATCTCCGTCAATCCAATGTTTCCAGCCTCTATTGTTTTTTTCACCTTTCTGGACACAGACAAGTTTGTCACCATCCCAGCTCACTGTTGACTTCAAGGATTAAAAGATAGTATTAAACAATGTTCTAGAAGTTTGAAATATTCAAAGCACTGAACAAAGCATGTTCAGTGAATGTGTcaggtgatttttaaaaaagtggaggAAAATACAGCCATCTCCTTGCAAAAATCACAAATTTTGGTTGCAAACCAAGTTTGTTATTTGTGTttcatgttcccagctcttcatCCTGATTCATGAAATAACCATAGAAACTAATTTCACAAATTTACTTATGATGGAAGTGTTCCCTAGAAAGGGAAGCCAATATGAAATCTGGTTCTGCTTTAAGAGCAGAGTAATCTCCAGCAGAAAAGTCATGCTTTATTTAAACTAATGTAATATCCACACACATATTTCTATTTCAGTAAAGAAATTAGGTGGTGTTCACAGCCAAtaaattacattattttatttaaaagtgaCACACCAACGGATGATTAAATCTTCCAGTTGTTTTACAAGGTTGCAAATAAAGCAGCTGTTTATTAAAGATGTAGTACAGGTGGTACCTTGAAGAAAGGTACCATCTGACAGAACAAATTATTAGTATCATTAACCTGATTTCTTGTTTATGTAATGCCTTGTGCAGTGCAAAATAGTTTTTCATTTCAATATGGTATATTCTTTTtccaaagagaaaaaaatctgGAGGCATGTgggtatttttgtatttattctattATGAAGAAGTGTGTGAATgtccatgtaatattttgcagtCATTTTTGCAGTGATGTACAACCTCCCTAGGTTTCTGTACATCCATCAGACCCCAAGGAAGGCATCTTGGGTGTTTTCCATCTGGAAACCTAGCAACTCGATAAGTATCAGAATGACAGAGAGGTTAACAATCCTAGCAGTTCTATGTTCTGCCAATGCCAAGAATAACAGCAGCAAAATAATTCAAAGCATATTCATGTACTCAGAGGAAAAGATAGCAAATGGTAGTTCCTGAACAGGCAAAAAATCTTTTGAGAAAGGGCAAGGTGAATTTCAGTGCACTAATAACATTGTGCAAAGGGGCAGaaaaagtttgtttatttttattctgttgcTGCTATTTTTATAGGGTTGGgaggaaccttgcaggtcatctagtccagtgtttcccaaccttggcaacttaatgatatctggacttcaactcccaggttcaggagggaagtgtttttaacaggaaagtgaacacaagaacaaggggacacaatctgaagttagttgggggaaagatcaaaggcaacatgagaaagtattattttactgaaagagtagtagatccttggaacaaacttccagcagacgtggttggtaaatccacagtaaccgaatttaaacatgcctggaataaacatatatccattgtaagataaaatacaggaaatagtaaaagggcagactagatggaccatggggtctttttctgccgccagtcttctatgtttctatgtttcttagaattccccagccagcattcgctggctggggaattctgggagttgaagtccaaatatcgtcaagttgccaaggttgggaaacactgatctagtccaaccaccaGCCCAAACAGGAGACCTTGATATCTGCCTCCACCTaaaatcaaactcacaacctcctgattgtgaggcaagagttccacctctaggccatcTTTTTCTTACTATTATTGAAAAATCTGCAGACCTGAATCGAGTTAGGTAGACAGATTTTTAAATGTAGCAAACCTGGATAGGTTTTTCAGCTTGAGTAGTAACCTTTTTTTAATTCAAATGGAATATTATCTTCAAAAAAGTAGATTATGCCAGAATGGAGGGAAGGGGCTAgggaaaaaatcctgaaaaaagaaatctctctctctttcttttttcgaAAAGAAAATATTGTACTTGGTGATTCTTCATTAactgaatattaataaaaaattataaaaacttGCTGGAAATTTTAAAGTTAATGCAAATATGGCATAGGCTATGGGgccgtgatagcaaacctatagTACATATGCCAAAGATGGCACACGGAGCGGTATCTGCCAGTAcatgagccgttaccctagctcagctccagcacgcatatatgtatgggccagctgattttcagctcatgtaCAGACTCTGGGAGAACATTTTCTGCCCCCAGAGGGTGTGtggaggccattttcatcctccccaggctccggggaAACCTCTGGAATCTggaaagggcaaaaaatgggcctaccaggctcactggaagttgggaaatgggatcAGGGGTGTGTGGGGCAGTGTGGATGGGAATCATGTGAAATGTGCATGGGGTGGGGTGCAGGGGggattgaattatgtgtgtgtatatgataGCGCACCTGTTGTGCTTTCGGcaccggagggaaaaaaggttcgccatcatagaaacatagaaacatagaagactgacagcagaaaaagacctcatggtccatctagtctgctataTCACTGCTATAGGTCATGCTGGCCTCTACACTGAAGTaaaaatacagattttttttcttcttcttagcaTTCTCCCCAAATGTACAgggtctttttttccctttttttttgtatGAACCGGATGTTAATTTATTGGTTGTGATGGGAACTAACTGACTGGCATGTTGCCCAAGACTGATGTggtgggcagagagagagagagagtgaccatcccaaagtcacccagcaggcTTTCATGCCTAGAGTGGAATTAGAACTCACACTCTGCTGATTTGCAGCCTGGTCCCTTAACCATTAGATCAAACTGATTCTCAGAAAATAACAGAATGTCTTCCTTAAAAATAATTAATCCCTGCTTCTGTTGGGGGGGAAAAAGTATCAGTATGTTGGTATAGGAATGCTGGGCAGAAATCACCCTGATaagaaatcagagagaattatAAAAGAAATGAGGTGCTTTTTCTTCCTGTAGTCACATAACAGGACTGAGATCGAAAGAGAAAATTGAGGTTGCTGAAAGTTCAGCAAAGCGGCAGTTTTGTGCTCCtgaatagggctggaaaaggatgGCTTTGTTATAAGGGGCATGCTGCGATGTCAGGGCACAAAAAGGTCACggatgataaggaagatgttGGCTATAAGTAGCAAATCTCTCCATTctccttgaaaaaaaaataattaggtGATTGTAATGTTTGCTGTTCCATTTTGGAGATCTGATATAGTGGCACATAAGACACAATTTACATTGGGTGTCTCTGACACACTATTAGAATCAGGTGTAAAGAAGTGTATTATGAAACTGGTATTAGTGAAATTTAGTCCCCAATCTCATTCTGTCTCAATTCAGTGtggaaacaataaaacaaacaaacaatcattcattcattcattcattcattcattcattcatttattagatttgtatgccgcccctctccggagactcggggcgactaacagcaatattaagacagcgtacaataataatccaatactaaaaacaattaaaaacccactaatataaaaaccaaacatacatacagacgtaccatgcataaaattgtaaaggcctagggggaaagagtaagacggagtgactgtgggttctgtctcccaatgacaatcccatctgtccgtccattaccctggggagggaattactgaccccctcagagagggtccgcaacttgggcgtcctcctcgatccacagctcacattagaaaaccatctctcagctgtggcgaggggggcgtttgcccaggttcgtctggtgcaccagttgcggccctatctggacctggactcattgctcacagtcactcatgccctcatcacctcgaggttcgactactgtaatgctctctacatggggctacctttgaaaagtgttcggaaacttcagatcgtgcagaatgcagctgcgagagcagtcatgggcttacccaggtatgcccatgtttcaccatcactccgcagtctgcattggctgccgatcagtttccagtcacaattcaaagtgttggttatgacctttaaagcccttcatggcatcggaccagaatatctccgagaccgccttctgccgcacgaatcccagcgaccgattaggtcccacagagtgggcctcctccggttcccgtcaactaaacaatgtcggttggcgggccccagggggagagccttctctgtggcggcaccgactctctggaaccaactccccccggagatcagaactgcccctactcttcctgccttccgtaaactcctcaaaacccacctttgccgtcaggcatgggggaactaaacatctccccctgggcacgtttaatttatacatggtatgcctgtgtgtgtgtctgttagtatatggggttttttaaatctttaaatattttaattaattgaattatttatgatttgttttacacttgttgtgagctgccccgagtcttcggagaggggcggcatacaaatccaaataataaataaataaataaataaataaatgaatgaatgaatgaatgaatgaataaataaataaacaaacaaataaataaataaataaataaatctcaattcccccatgcctggcagcagaggtggattttaagtagcttacgaaaggcaaggagggtggggccaattctaatttctggggggagttggttccagagggccggggccgccacagagaaggctcttcccctgggtcccgccaagcggcattgtttagttgacgggacccggagaagacctactctgtgggacctaactggtcgctgggatttgctgGCATCTGACCAATACGTTCTATGAAACTCATCAACAATCCAAGCAGCACTCAGCATCCCTTGGCCAGATTGGCTGTTGATTGGAAGACAGTAGGAAAGACTAGATTGCCCTTGTAATATACATTAAAGGTTTTCCCAATTTCTCTATCTTCTCCTGATCTGATAGTTCAGCTTTCAGTCTGGACAGCTTTTGTTTGCAGGGTAGTGGACTTGAAAGATGGACTTGAAAGGCTTTGAGTTGGGTAAGGGGCTAGTTTTGCTCACCCCAAGTAAAATGTTTTGTGTGCTGCAGCCAAGAAGAATAAATAGCAGTGACTACTGTGGGCAACAGGAATCTGCTTTTCTCTGTGCCACACTACGAAACGTGGCTGTCAACCAGGGAAATATAACAGTCCGGAGCCATGAAGAATTGAAAGcaaataaaaagtaattttacctTGCTGTCATCTCCTTGAGAAATTGTCATGATTTGCATATAGAACAATAGTTGCACTAGCAAAGCGTCTAGTTTCTGAAATGCAAATTTAAGCTTCTTTATAAATAAGCATTTCTTTAACATTTTAATTTGCTTTCAACTTGTTTACTTGAATGTCAGGGGCTTATATTGACTGCTGTGTAAATGGGAAACAAATAATAGGTTTTCTACCTTCACAACTCGATTGTCAAGACCCTTGGTATGCTCTTCAAATTCCACTCCTGCGGTATAATTCAATTCATAGTTTCTGAAAGTGCTCAgtgtttttgttttgaaattgTCTCCATCTTGAATAATTTCTTTCGTTTGTGTTAGATGCTTTGCAATCTTACGGGTAGCAAAATCGATGCCTGCAGATAGAATGAGAGATATGCATTTTAACAAAGTGCCTGATTAAATTCAGTTtctaaatgtaaaaaacaaatctgtgAGGTTAGGCAGATACCTAATAAAACTTTTTGACTTTTTAAGGGGAGTTTGCATCTCTTTTATACTATGAACTGATTTTTAATAAGTTAATCAAATTGTCTCTGCATCAGAAAAATCCTTTATTAAATTACCATATCTGCCCATTTTTAGTAGGAATTTATCTCAAGACCTCTACATAGGATCTGAAGTATTTCCCATTGAAAATAGCAAAACTAATTTTGTAGGAAAACACAAGACTGTGTTCTAAAAGATGATGTATACTTACACATTTATTCATACTTTCTACTAGCAGAATATTTCATTATCTAAGGCTACCTTTATAGACTTGTACAAATGTTAATAATGTGCTTATGTGATATGGTTAGAAGCTGCAATTATCAAATACatactcaaaaaaaaataaagggaacacttaaacaatacaatataactcaaagtaaatctaatttctgtgaaatcaaactgtccacttaggaagcaacactgattttcaatgtgctgttgtgcacattcaactttgtacagaacaaagtattcaatgggaatatttcattcattcagatctaggatatgttatttgagtgttccctttatttttttgagcagtatggtATTCCAAATGCAAAGTTCTTTCTCTGTCAATTAGACAAATCTTTGTGTCATTACCACTGAAGTTCTCTAACTATTACTACTCTCCTTCTGGCTAGTATATTGAGCCTTATGGTCAATTCTTCACACCAGAACCTATTGCATGCCAAGCTTTCTGATGTCAAACAAGGCAAATACAATTTCTTAAACACTCCTCAAATAAAGATAATTAGTTATTTTTCTGGAGCAGCACAGTAACAAAAAGTAAGTAACATGATGCAGAAGGTTGGTTGAAAAGGAGCATCAGGGACAGCACACAATCAAAGAATCTGCTATCTGCAACTGAAGCATCTTGTTGTATGAGAAATAGTAGGTAATATCCATTGATCCTCATCACATCCATTAATTGGTCCAATCTTTTTTTTCAAGCCAGTCAGCTATTAAATTTCATTGTGGCAAATTCTAAATTTTAACTACAGGTATATTTAGTATATGGTGGTACTTCTatgtaagaacttaattcattccgtgaccaggttcttaagtagaaatgctcttaagtagaagcaacttttcccataggaatcaatgtaaaagcaaataatgcgtgcagacacataaaagctcggaatttgggtgggaggaggaggaagaagaagaggaggaggacagtcacttacaaaggaagaaagtgaggtgaggggaatcaaaaaaatccaaaactttaaggcttaaaagaaagagagagagactctgaggcagcaaggaggagcacgcgcctccaatacacccggcgcgaggctgcctcccatatattgCCTGCCATACactgactgctgctgctgctgctacctgctgcctcttccttcccatgctgaagggctcacctctcctctcgctttgtagctggcgcctttcctttgctgtggtaaCTCCTCagcagcccagagcgaagggagcgtttcttttctctgggcgctggcagaggtttgttCCCTGtacaagtgcccagagaaaggaaaatgcttcgtttgctctggacagccaaaacctccttaagcgtcaccaaaaggctcctctggcagccctgatggccgggattaaagctggaatggcaggaaactggccgggccttcgtgccactctcaaatttcctgggaaatttttccgggcttgggttcttaactagaaaatggttcttaagtagaggcattcttaagtagaggtaccattgtatttgtaAGCAGTTCACACATGTAAAGCCCAT
This genomic stretch from Erythrolamprus reginae isolate rEryReg1 chromosome 5, rEryReg1.hap1, whole genome shotgun sequence harbors:
- the RBP2 gene encoding retinol-binding protein 2, coding for MMLRWTQFFLFKVCIDFATRKIAKHLTQTKEIIQDGDNFKTKTLSTFRNYELNYTAGVEFEEHTKGLDNRVVKSTVSWDGDKLVCVQKGEKNNRGWKHWIDGDELHLELTCEDQVCHQVFKKTK